A genomic segment from Diospyros lotus cultivar Yz01 chromosome 5, ASM1463336v1, whole genome shotgun sequence encodes:
- the LOC127802341 gene encoding chaperone protein dnaJ 11, chloroplastic-like produces MMATTLYEVLGLPASATGAEIKAAYRRLARTCHPDVVSFSKRGESANEFMKIHAAYSTLSNPDKRAVYDRDLCRLPRRFGSFSETSAAMGAASSMSSKSAYWGYGCRNWETDQCW; encoded by the coding sequence ATGATGGCCACGACTCTGTACGAGGTTTTGGGGCTTCCCGCGAGCGCCACCGGCGCTGAGATCAAGGCGGCGTACCGGAGATTGGCGAGGACGTGCCACCCGGATGTGGTGTCCTTCAGCAAGAGAGGCGAGTCCGCCAACGAATTCATGAAGATTCATGCAGCGTATTCGACGCTGTCCAATCCCGACAAGCGCGCCGTTTATGACCGGGATCTTTGTCGGCTGCCCCGCAGGTTTGGGTCTTTCTCCGAAACGTCGGCTGCCATGGGGGCCGCCTCCTCAATGTCATCCAAGTCGGCGTACTGGGGTTATGGGTGCCGGAATTGGGAGACCGACCAGTGCTGGTAG